From one Melioribacteraceae bacterium genomic stretch:
- a CDS encoding 1-(5-phosphoribosyl)-5-[(5-phosphoribosylamino)methylideneamino] imidazole-4-carboxamide isomerase produces MRKLLVIPSIDIKDGKIVRVVQGIPELNCSAYGDDPVEMAMIWRAENAKTIHIVDFDSSHFHSHKNYNIIKKICESVVIPIEYGGGITNIDDAKRAFDLGVFRIVVGSLAFENEEEFIKILNEFGMLKVAAAIDVIDNEVVIKGRTKRTGVNPIEYAKHLESLGVCRVIVTDVKTNGMMNGPNIQLSNKIAEATNLKVSLSGGIGGYEDLKKVQDESNERVDSVIIGRALYENKFPCQKIWRVAESGIFN; encoded by the coding sequence ATGCGTAAATTGCTGGTTATACCGAGTATAGATATAAAGGACGGTAAAATTGTTAGAGTCGTTCAAGGAATACCGGAACTAAATTGTTCTGCCTACGGAGATGATCCGGTTGAAATGGCAATGATTTGGAGAGCCGAAAATGCGAAGACGATTCACATTGTGGATTTTGATTCATCACATTTTCATTCACATAAAAATTATAATATTATAAAAAAAATTTGTGAGTCCGTAGTAATTCCTATTGAATACGGCGGTGGCATTACAAACATCGATGATGCAAAACGAGCATTCGACTTAGGAGTTTTTAGAATAGTAGTCGGCAGTTTAGCATTTGAAAATGAGGAAGAATTTATTAAAATACTAAATGAATTTGGAATGCTGAAGGTTGCAGCGGCAATTGATGTAATTGATAACGAAGTTGTAATAAAAGGTCGAACAAAAAGAACCGGTGTCAATCCTATTGAATATGCAAAACATCTTGAATCGTTAGGGGTTTGTAGAGTCATTGTAACTGATGTTAAAACAAACGGTATGATGAACGGTCCAAACATTCAGTTATCAAATAAAATTGCGGAAGCCACAAATCTTAAAGTATCATTATCGGGTGGAATTGGCGGATATGAAGATTTGAAGAAAGTACAGGACGAGTCGAATGAGAGAGTTGATTCAGTAATAATTGGCCGTGCACTTTATGAGAATAAATTTCCATGTCAAAAAATCTGGCGTGTTGCCGAATCCGGAATATTTAATTAG
- a CDS encoding cyclic nucleotide-binding domain-containing protein: MDTTQELIKSKSSFWANLFKTPGEKSDLEELLLAMPPFENLRGKYIKLLMQIIHNRVYEANEYIFYQGDPGIGLYIVREGSVVIKQSIDDKEPIDMATLTRGDFFGELALLDDEVRSGSAVALEACSIAVIFKPDLDEFIERYPKAGLKILKGISTIISTRLRRVNDEYFSLYVEKLK; encoded by the coding sequence ATGGATACAACACAAGAATTAATTAAAAGCAAAAGCAGTTTTTGGGCAAACTTATTCAAAACGCCCGGTGAAAAAAGCGATTTGGAAGAATTGCTTCTTGCAATGCCGCCTTTTGAAAATCTAAGGGGAAAATATATTAAACTCCTTATGCAAATTATCCACAATCGAGTTTATGAAGCAAATGAATATATCTTTTATCAAGGTGATCCAGGAATCGGATTATATATAGTTAGAGAAGGTTCAGTTGTTATAAAACAATCTATTGATGATAAAGAACCAATCGATATGGCAACACTAACTCGAGGTGATTTTTTTGGTGAACTTGCTTTATTAGATGATGAAGTTAGATCGGGTTCTGCAGTTGCCTTAGAAGCTTGCAGCATAGCTGTCATATTCAAACCGGATTTGGATGAATTTATAGAGCGATATCCTAAAGCTGGTTTAAAAATACTGAAAGGGATTTCTACTATTATTTCAACCAGATTACGAAGAGTTAATGACGAGTATTTTTCTCTTTATGTTGAAAAACTAAAATAG